Proteins from a genomic interval of Nerophis lumbriciformis linkage group LG01, RoL_Nlum_v2.1, whole genome shotgun sequence:
- the dph3 gene encoding diphthamide biosynthesis protein 3 encodes MSVFHDEVEIEDFEYDEDEEMFYFPCPCGDKFAISKEDLENGEEVATCPSCSLIVRVIYDKDSFMVGEVLEAPSESKVEVLQT; translated from the exons ATGTCTGTTTTTCATGACGAAGTGGAGATAGAAGACTTTGAATACGACGAAGACGAAGAAATGTTTTACTTTCCGTGTCCCTGCGGAGACAAATTCGCCATCAGCAAA GAGGATCTAGAAAACGGTGAAGAAGTGGCAACGTGTCCCAGCTGCTCGCTTATTGTCAGGGTTATCTACGACAAG GACTCATTCATGGTGGGAGAAGTGTTGGAGGCCCCTTCAGAAAGCAAAGTGGAGGTGCTTCAAACCTGA